In a genomic window of Muntiacus reevesi chromosome 1, mMunRee1.1, whole genome shotgun sequence:
- the LOC136174770 gene encoding LOW QUALITY PROTEIN: Fc receptor-like protein 2 (The sequence of the model RefSeq protein was modified relative to this genomic sequence to represent the inferred CDS: inserted 4 bases in 3 codons) encodes MLLWSFLLVLAPISMQSDWLSINKPYYAYEGDQVVVRCSGRDNNKIKRLMFYKDGAWLPAYYSTYIISNARPSDSGSYYCKAKRRVFLFIDDTEETRSAWFTVQELFPAPQLTTRPSQPTEGASVTLSCXTQLPEDRSETQLRYXFYKDGYTLRSDWDSPEFWISTIWKEDSGYYRCGAMTVSHSVSKQSHQSYIQVQRIPVSGVFLETQPQQDQVVEGETLVLVGSVAKGTGKTTFSRHREDTRESLGXSQSSKRAELEIPFIWESQAGRYYCTADNGYGLIQSEAVNVTVRIPVSRPVLTFSVPGAQALTGDVVELRCEDKRASPPILYRFYREDVPLGNTLVPSGGGASFIRSVTARHCGSYACEADNGRGAQRRAVAVLHLAEFPPKIRLMNCPHRCEERVEVEKEGCWGTVCDDGWDMKDVAMVCRELGCGAAGHTPAGTLYLPVAEEDQPVFIQGALCNGTEEALAECEQLETFDCGHDEDAGAVCEAF; translated from the exons ACTGGCTGAGTATCAATAAGCCATACTATGCCTATGAAGGAGACCAGGTGGTGGTGAGGTGCTCTGGCAGAgacaataataaaattaagagactGATGTTCTACAAAGATGGAGCTTGGCTACCCGCTTATTATAGCACCTATATCATTTCAAACGCAAGACCCAGTGACAGCGGCTCCTATTATTGTAAGGCAAAAAGGAGAGTGTTCTTATTTATAGATGACACGGAAGAAACAAGATCTGCATGGTTCACTGTCCAAG AGCTGTTTCCAGCACCTCAACTGACAACCAGACCCTCGCAGCCCACCGAGGGAGCCTCGGTAACCCTGTCCT GGACCCAGCTCCCTGAAGACAGATCAGAGACCCAACTTCGCT CCTTCTACAAGGATGGTTATACCCTGAGGTCAGACTGGGACTCCCCAGAGTTTTGGATCTCAACAATATGGAAAGAAGACTCAGGATATTACAGGTGTGGGGCAATGACAGTGTCTCACAGTGTCTCAAAGCAGAGTCACCAGTCCTATATACAAGTGCAAA GAATCCCTGTGTCTGGAGTGTTCCTGGAgacccagccccagcaggaccaggtgGTTGAAGGGGAGACGCTGGTCCTTGTCGGCTCTGTGGCCAAAGGCACCGGGAAAACCACGTTCTCTAGGCACAGAGAGGACACGAGGGAGAGTCTGGG CAGCCAGAGCTCCAAGAGAGCCGAGCTGGAGATCCCCTTTATCTGGGAGAGCCAGGCCGGGCGCTACTACTGCACAGCTGACAACGGTTACGGCCTCATCCAGAGTGAGGCAGTGAACGTCACTGTGAGAA TTCCAGTGTCACGTCCTGTCCTCACCTTCAGTGTTCCCGGGGCCCAGGCCTTGACTGGGGACGTGGTGGAGCTTCGCTGTGAGGACAAGAGAGCATCTCCCCCCATTCTGTACCGGTTTTATCGTGAAGATGTTCCCCTGGGGAACACCTTGGTGCCTTCTGGAGGAGGAGCTTCCTTCATCCGCTCTGTGACCGCAAGGCACTGTGGGAGCTATGCCTGCGAGGCCGACAACGGCCGGGGGGCCCAGCGCAGGGCCGTGGCGGTACTCCACCTCGCAG AATTTCCACCTAAAATACGCTTGATGAATTGTCCCCACCGTTGTGAAGAGCGAGTGGAGGTGGAAAAGGAAGGTTGCTGGGGCACCGTGTGTGATGACGGCTGGGACATGAAGGATGTGGCCATGGTGTGCCGGGAGCTGGGCTGTGGGGCAGCCGGGCACACACCTGCAGGCACGTTGTATCTGCCAGTGGCAGAGGAGGACCAGCCTGTGTTTATTCAGGGAGCCCTGTGCAATGGGACAGAAGAAGCACTGGCTGAATGTGAGCAGCTTGAGACCTTTGACTGTGGGCACGATGAGGATGCAGGCGCAGTGTGCGAAG cATTCTAG